The Streptomyces laurentii genome contains a region encoding:
- a CDS encoding integral membrane protein (Cobalt transport protein; cl00463;~identified by MetaGeneAnnotator; putative;~integral membrane protein [Streptomyces griseus subsp. griseus NBRC13350]) encodes MTPLRAPEANRSNAVHPGAWWLWALGLAVAASRTTNPLLLGLLVGVAGYVVAARRTDAPWARSYGAFVKLGLFVVGLRVFFSLLLGTPIPGSVELFTLPELPLPDWAQGIRIGGRVTAEQLVFALYDGLKLATLLICVGAANALANPARLLKSLPGALYEVGVAVVVAMTFAPNLVADVSRLRTARRLRGRPAGGVRALVQIGLPVLEGALERSVAVAASMDARGYGRTAHVPRVVRRTTAVLTLGGLLGVCAGSYGLLAAQGAGYGLPLLVAGLAAAVAGLRLGGRRTTRTRYRPDRWGVRSCLVAGSGVAVAAAMIAAASALPEALRPGVVPLEAPGLPVWPALAVLLGLVPAFVAPVPSGPVGPGRPVVPEVSIEPESQEKPTRSLRPLRPSRPLGPQEPKRSQWPEKPERSENSEKSERSSR; translated from the coding sequence ATGACCCCGCTGCGCGCCCCCGAGGCGAACCGTTCCAACGCCGTGCACCCCGGAGCCTGGTGGCTCTGGGCGCTCGGCCTCGCCGTGGCCGCCTCCCGGACGACCAACCCGCTGCTGCTCGGGCTGCTCGTCGGCGTCGCGGGCTATGTCGTCGCGGCCCGCCGTACGGACGCGCCGTGGGCCCGTTCGTACGGCGCGTTCGTGAAGCTCGGCCTGTTCGTGGTCGGGCTGCGGGTGTTCTTCTCGCTGCTCCTCGGCACCCCGATCCCGGGGTCCGTGGAGCTGTTCACGCTGCCCGAGCTGCCGCTGCCCGACTGGGCGCAGGGCATCCGGATCGGCGGCCGGGTCACCGCCGAACAGCTGGTGTTCGCCCTGTACGACGGGCTGAAGCTGGCCACCCTGCTGATCTGCGTGGGCGCGGCGAACGCGCTCGCCAACCCGGCGCGGCTGCTGAAGTCGCTGCCGGGCGCGCTGTACGAGGTGGGCGTGGCGGTCGTCGTGGCCATGACGTTCGCGCCGAACCTGGTCGCAGACGTCTCCCGGCTGCGCACCGCCCGCCGGCTGCGCGGCCGTCCCGCCGGTGGCGTCCGGGCCCTCGTCCAGATCGGGCTGCCGGTCCTGGAGGGCGCCCTGGAGCGGTCGGTCGCGGTGGCGGCGTCGATGGACGCGCGCGGGTACGGCCGTACGGCGCACGTGCCGCGCGTGGTCCGGCGCACGACCGCCGTCCTCACCCTCGGCGGGCTGCTCGGGGTGTGCGCCGGCTCGTACGGGCTGCTCGCGGCGCAGGGCGCCGGATACGGGCTGCCGCTGCTCGTGGCCGGGCTCGCCGCGGCCGTCGCCGGGCTGAGGCTCGGCGGGCGGCGGACGACCCGGACCCGGTACCGGCCGGACCGGTGGGGCGTGCGGTCCTGCCTGGTGGCGGGGTCGGGGGTCGCCGTGGCGGCCGCGATGATCGCGGCGGCGTCGGCGCTTCCCGAGGCGCTGCGGCCCGGAGTCGTCCCCCTGGAGGCGCCCGGACTGCCGGTGTGGCCGGCCCTGGCCGTGCTGCTGGGTCTGGTGCCCGCGTTCGTGGCCCCGGTGCCGAGCGGGCCGGTGGGACCAGGGAGACCCGTGGTGCCAGAGGTGTCCATAGAACCCGAGAGCCAGGAGAAGCCCACGAGGTCGTTGAGGCCGTTGAGGCCGTCGAGGCCGCTCGGGCCCCAGGAGCCTAAGCGGTCGCAGTGGCCGGAGAAGCCGGAGAGGTCAGAGAACTCAGAGAAGTCAGAGAGGTCGTCGCGGTGA